The Rouxiella sp. WC2420 region GTTCTTGACTAAAGAATTGGCGAAAGCTTCCGTTTCTCGCATCGTTATCGAGCGTCCAGCGAAGAGCATCCGTGTGACTATTCACACCGCTCGTCCTGGCATCGTTATCGGCAAGAAAGGTGAAGATGTCGAAAAACTGCGTAAGGTCGTAGCGGATATCGCTGGCGTTCCTGCACAGATTAACATCGCCGAAATCCGTAAACCGGAACTTGACGCAAAATTGGTTGCTGACAGCATCACTTCACAGCTGGAACGTCGCGTTATGTTCCGTCGTGCTATGAAGCGTGCAGTTCAGAACGCAATGCGTCTTGGCGCTAAAGGTATCAAAGTTGAAGTAAGCGGCCGTCTTGGCGGTGCTGAAATCGCGCGTACCGAATGGTACCGTGAAGGTCGTGTTCCACTGCATACTCTGCGTGCGGATATCGATTACAACACATCTGAAGCGCACACCACTTATGGTGTAATCGGCGTTAAGGTATGGATCTTCAAAGGTGAGATCCTGGGTGGTATGGCTGCAGTTGAACAACCGGAACCGGCTGCTCAACCTAAAAAGCAGCAGCGTAAAGGCCGCAAGTAAGGAGAGTCGCTGATGTTACAACCAAAGCGTACAAAATTCCGTAAGGTG contains the following coding sequences:
- the rpsC gene encoding 30S ribosomal protein S3, with protein sequence MGQKVHPNGIRLGIVKPWNSTWYANTKEFADNLDSDFKVRQFLTKELAKASVSRIVIERPAKSIRVTIHTARPGIVIGKKGEDVEKLRKVVADIAGVPAQINIAEIRKPELDAKLVADSITSQLERRVMFRRAMKRAVQNAMRLGAKGIKVEVSGRLGGAEIARTEWYREGRVPLHTLRADIDYNTSEAHTTYGVIGVKVWIFKGEILGGMAAVEQPEPAAQPKKQQRKGRK